From a single Terriglobia bacterium genomic region:
- a CDS encoding ABC transporter permease — translation IVALPLMTPWMLKRVSGLIHPGAFDFAYGVRTLGVKLGTTSFAVAAVGVAVTMLVGITLMVGSFRKTLEVWIGSTIRADVYVTSESWRRARGTATLDDDLVAALVRFPGVRAADRLRQGFAWTGSRRISLIGRDAGLPGGDGRFPLVSGNRAEAIRRMVSEGAVLIGEPLARKERLRPGDRLRLATSGGEAEFPIAGVYYDYSDENGSAEMDLSAMERAYGPGGITNVDLYLAPGVDTEATMDALRERFRGVPLEILDKRGLRDEIMAIFDQTFAVTRLLQGMALLIAALGITLTLLVLARERTAELALYRALGAGRWQIFRVFLGEGIGMGALGLALGLPGGTALAAILIFVINRAYFGWTIAPSAPVLALSAQAATILAAAAIASVYPALRASRTSAAELSRDDL, via the coding sequence ATCGTCGCGCTGCCCCTGATGACGCCGTGGATGCTGAAACGGGTCAGCGGCCTGATCCACCCTGGGGCGTTCGACTTCGCGTACGGTGTCAGGACGCTCGGAGTGAAGCTCGGCACGACCTCGTTCGCGGTGGCGGCGGTCGGCGTCGCCGTCACCATGCTGGTGGGGATCACGCTGATGGTCGGGAGCTTCCGGAAGACCCTCGAGGTCTGGATCGGAAGCACGATCCGGGCGGACGTGTACGTCACCAGCGAGAGCTGGAGGCGGGCGAGGGGAACGGCGACGCTGGATGACGACCTCGTGGCCGCGCTCGTGCGGTTCCCGGGCGTCCGGGCCGCCGACCGGCTCCGGCAGGGCTTCGCCTGGACCGGATCGCGGAGGATCTCGCTGATCGGCCGCGATGCGGGCTTGCCGGGAGGCGATGGACGGTTTCCGCTCGTCTCCGGCAATCGCGCCGAGGCGATCCGGCGCATGGTCTCGGAAGGAGCGGTGCTGATCGGCGAGCCCCTGGCCAGGAAGGAGCGGCTTCGCCCCGGCGACCGCCTGAGACTCGCGACCTCGGGAGGAGAGGCCGAATTCCCCATCGCGGGGGTCTACTACGACTACTCGGACGAGAACGGTTCCGCCGAGATGGACCTCTCCGCGATGGAGAGGGCCTACGGCCCCGGCGGGATCACGAACGTCGATCTCTACCTCGCGCCGGGTGTCGATACCGAGGCGACGATGGACGCGCTTCGCGAGCGCTTCCGAGGCGTGCCGCTCGAGATTCTCGACAAGCGGGGGCTGCGCGACGAGATCATGGCGATCTTCGACCAGACCTTCGCGGTCACGCGGCTCCTCCAGGGGATGGCGCTCCTGATCGCCGCGCTCGGGATCACGCTGACGCTCCTGGTCCTCGCGCGCGAGCGCACCGCGGAGCTCGCGCTCTACCGGGCCCTGGGCGCGGGAAGGTGGCAAATCTTCCGGGTGTTCCTCGGCGAAGGGATCGGGATGGGGGCGCTCGGGCTCGCGCTGGGGCTTCCCGGGGGCACGGCGCTCGCGGCCATCCTGATCTTCGTGATCAACCGTGCGTATTTCGGCTGGACCATCGCGCCGAGCGCGCCGGTCCTCGCGCTCTCCGCGCAGGCGGCCACGATCCTGGCCGCCGCGGCGATCGCGAGCGTCTACCCCGCCCTAAGGGCGAGCCGCACTTCCGCCGCCGAGTTGAGCCGTGACGATCTCTGA
- a CDS encoding carotenoid 1,2-hydratase, with protein MAAALAGALAAGPGFRIAVPGYAWSFPRDHGSHEGYRTEWWYFTGQLEARDEPGRVFAYQFTVFRIGLSPERPALRSEWAARNLIMDHAALADLARGERRFSDVVRREAPLLGAFGAPSDPMIAKVLAPAGTSGLWTLGWNGGAFDFEMRDEERRMAFRLSTHPLKPLVLEGPDGYSLKGEDPGAASEYYSLTRLSTEGTIVLDGRTFLVRGESWMDHEFGSSHLSSGQVGWDWFALRLDDGRDLMLYLMRRPDGTVDFRNGTLVDRAGVARNLAPSEWSVRSLASWKSPETGATYPARWSIGVPSAGLRLEVRPDLSDQENRGRIPHAPFYWEGSVSVRDADGRPAGRGFVELTGYGDRNRPPV; from the coding sequence GTGGCGGCGGCGCTGGCGGGCGCGCTCGCGGCGGGCCCGGGCTTCCGGATCGCCGTCCCCGGCTACGCCTGGTCCTTTCCCCGGGACCACGGCTCCCACGAGGGGTACCGTACCGAGTGGTGGTACTTCACGGGCCAACTCGAGGCGCGGGACGAGCCCGGACGCGTCTTCGCGTACCAGTTCACCGTGTTTCGCATCGGCCTTTCGCCGGAACGACCCGCGCTCCGATCGGAATGGGCCGCACGGAACCTGATCATGGACCATGCGGCGCTCGCCGACCTGGCCCGGGGTGAGCGCCGATTCAGCGACGTCGTCCGCCGCGAGGCTCCGCTGCTGGGCGCCTTCGGCGCGCCGTCCGATCCCATGATCGCCAAGGTGCTCGCCCCAGCCGGCACGAGTGGGCTCTGGACCCTCGGGTGGAACGGGGGCGCGTTCGACTTCGAGATGAGAGACGAGGAGCGTCGCATGGCGTTTCGCCTTTCGACGCATCCCCTTAAGCCGCTGGTGCTGGAGGGCCCGGACGGTTACAGCCTCAAGGGAGAGGACCCGGGGGCCGCGAGCGAGTACTACAGCCTCACGCGGCTCTCCACGGAAGGAACCATCGTCCTCGACGGCCGGACGTTCTTGGTGCGCGGCGAGTCCTGGATGGACCACGAGTTCGGCTCTTCGCACCTCTCGAGCGGGCAGGTCGGCTGGGACTGGTTCGCGCTCAGGCTCGACGACGGGCGCGACCTGATGCTCTACCTGATGCGCCGCCCCGACGGGACCGTGGACTTCCGGAACGGAACCCTGGTGGACCGCGCCGGCGTGGCCCGCAATCTCGCGCCGTCCGAATGGTCGGTGCGGTCCCTCGCGAGCTGGAAGAGCCCCGAGACCGGCGCGACGTACCCCGCGCGATGGTCGATCGGCGTCCCCTCCGCCGGATTGCGGCTCGAGGTGCGGCCGGACCTTTCCGACCAGGAGAACCGGGGCCGGATTCCGCACGCGCCGTTCTACTGGGAAGGGTCGGTCTCGGTCCGTGACGCCGACGGTCGCCCGGCGGGACGCGGCTTCGTGGAGCTGACCGGCTACGGCGACCGCAACCGCCCGCCGGTCTGA